A single genomic interval of Oceanithermus profundus DSM 14977 harbors:
- the recJ gene encoding single-stranded-DNA-specific exonuclease RecJ: MSGPERWTLRPWPAVGEVARLMARLAVPPEVAAVLLDRGFRDLEDLDPPLEPPPLPGLHEAAARIVRAIERGERIRIHGDYDADGVTAAAILTLGLGELGADVHAFIPHRLHDGYGLNMARVPEHRAAADLLVTVDCGVSNAAELAALTEGGVSVIVTDHHAVPDEPPEGLIVHPAYSPALEGRPWPTGAGVAFFVLWAVREALGKPPPLEFTDLAAIGTVADVVPLLGVNRALVKEGLRRLRESRHVGLRTLAQRHCTNYDAVEVAFRIAPRINAAGRLGEAETAFRALTTDDPLEAARLADRLDALNRERQQVEEEMLERVLPTVNPEDPAIVIHDPEGHPGVMGIVASRVLERFYKPVFIVARGKGSVRSTPGISAVGALAAAAEHLKGYGGHAGAAGFSIDPERVPGFAAAIHAYARRHPAPRPEVRLDGPLDADVMDEVYRSLLLLEPFGEGNPEPVFYTSGPVTRVRPLSEGRHISFSLGGVRVIKWKDEGNGVEEGRELEVAAQLVENAWRGVRNLELRAVAYRAPAGFSCEGGGLAVEALDPRAALERARREGWGVWGAGEGRAYLEAQGYRLVAPEAADVWFAVPPEPVARPQARLAVSERAFERLLVPASRRELLEAVRKGAAADSALALLLAEIQGHEPHRWLEVSPAYRRWRLARAALERLRTAFHRGDPQCLGRALEDWWAAWAQLSHE; the protein is encoded by the coding sequence GTGAGCGGCCCCGAACGCTGGACCCTGAGGCCCTGGCCCGCGGTGGGCGAGGTGGCGCGCCTGATGGCGCGCCTCGCGGTGCCGCCCGAGGTGGCGGCGGTGCTGCTCGACCGCGGCTTTCGCGATCTCGAAGACCTGGACCCGCCACTCGAGCCCCCGCCGCTCCCGGGCCTCCACGAGGCGGCGGCGCGCATCGTGCGCGCCATCGAACGCGGCGAGCGGATCCGCATCCACGGCGACTACGACGCCGACGGCGTGACCGCCGCGGCGATCCTGACGCTGGGTTTGGGGGAGCTGGGCGCCGACGTGCACGCCTTCATTCCCCACCGCCTGCATGACGGCTACGGCCTCAACATGGCCCGGGTGCCCGAGCACCGCGCCGCCGCCGACCTGCTCGTCACCGTCGACTGCGGCGTCAGCAACGCCGCCGAGCTGGCCGCGCTCACCGAGGGCGGCGTTTCGGTGATCGTCACCGACCACCACGCGGTCCCCGACGAGCCCCCGGAGGGTCTGATCGTCCACCCCGCCTACAGCCCCGCCCTCGAGGGCCGGCCCTGGCCCACGGGCGCGGGGGTGGCCTTCTTTGTGCTCTGGGCGGTGCGCGAGGCGCTGGGCAAGCCGCCGCCGCTCGAGTTCACCGACCTGGCCGCGATCGGCACCGTGGCCGACGTGGTGCCGCTTTTGGGCGTGAACCGCGCCCTGGTCAAGGAGGGGCTGCGGCGGCTGCGGGAAAGTCGCCACGTGGGCCTGCGCACGCTGGCCCAGCGCCACTGCACGAACTACGACGCCGTCGAGGTAGCCTTCCGCATCGCCCCGCGCATCAACGCCGCGGGGCGGCTGGGCGAGGCCGAGACGGCCTTTCGGGCGCTTACCACCGACGACCCCCTGGAGGCGGCCCGGCTCGCCGACCGGCTCGACGCGCTCAACCGCGAACGCCAGCAGGTGGAGGAGGAGATGCTCGAGCGCGTCCTCCCCACCGTGAACCCCGAAGATCCCGCGATCGTGATCCACGACCCCGAGGGCCACCCCGGCGTCATGGGCATCGTCGCCAGCCGGGTGCTCGAGCGCTTCTACAAGCCGGTCTTCATCGTCGCCCGGGGCAAGGGCTCGGTGCGCAGCACCCCCGGCATCAGCGCCGTGGGGGCCCTGGCCGCCGCCGCCGAGCACTTGAAGGGCTACGGCGGGCACGCCGGGGCGGCGGGGTTCTCGATCGACCCCGAGCGCGTGCCCGGCTTCGCGGCCGCCATCCACGCCTACGCCCGGCGCCACCCCGCGCCCCGGCCCGAGGTGCGCCTCGACGGCCCCCTCGACGCCGACGTAATGGACGAGGTCTACCGCAGCCTGCTCTTGCTCGAGCCCTTTGGCGAGGGCAACCCCGAGCCCGTCTTCTACACGAGCGGTCCCGTCACCCGGGTGCGGCCGCTCTCGGAGGGGCGACACATCTCCTTCAGCCTCGGGGGCGTGCGGGTGATCAAGTGGAAGGACGAGGGGAACGGGGTCGAGGAGGGGCGCGAGCTCGAGGTAGCCGCCCAGCTCGTCGAGAACGCCTGGCGGGGCGTGCGCAACCTGGAGCTCAGGGCCGTGGCCTACCGTGCGCCCGCAGGGTTTTCTTGCGAGGGCGGGGGCCTTGCCGTGGAGGCGCTCGATCCGCGGGCCGCGCTGGAGCGGGCCCGCCGCGAGGGTTGGGGCGTCTGGGGAGCGGGGGAGGGGCGGGCCTACCTGGAGGCCCAGGGCTACCGCCTGGTCGCCCCCGAGGCCGCCGACGTCTGGTTCGCGGTCCCGCCGGAGCCGGTGGCGCGCCCGCAGGCGCGGCTGGCGGTGAGCGAACGGGCGTTCGAGCGGCTGCTCGTTCCCGCGAGCCGCAGGGAGCTGCTCGAGGCCGTCCGCAAGGGTGCGGCCGCCGATTCGGCGCTCGCGCTCCTGCTCGCCGAGATCCAGGGCCACGAACCCCACCGCTGGCTCGAGGTCTCGCCCGCCTACCGCCGCTGGCGGCTGGCGCGGGCCGCACTCGAGCGGCTGCGCACGGCCTTCCATCGCGGCGATCCCCAATGCCTGGGCCGCGCCCTCGAAGACTGGTGGGCCGCCTGGGCCCAGCTCTCCCACGAATAA
- a CDS encoding LapA family protein, protein MRLVHWLSFLLALLALITVVTVQAVQPAARLAVPGLGTVPLLWVLGLVFALGFLAGWVYLPGYAWALARERRAWKRERARLEAELAELRPRQVEEVPRIPDRPVPDPDEAGA, encoded by the coding sequence ATGCGACTCGTACACTGGCTTTCGTTCCTGCTGGCGCTGCTGGCCCTGATCACCGTCGTGACGGTGCAGGCGGTCCAGCCCGCGGCCCGGCTGGCCGTCCCCGGTCTGGGAACGGTGCCGCTCTTGTGGGTGCTGGGGCTCGTCTTCGCCCTGGGCTTCCTCGCTGGCTGGGTCTACCTGCCGGGTTACGCCTGGGCGCTCGCGCGCGAGCGGCGCGCCTGGAAACGCGAACGCGCCCGTTTGGAAGCGGAACTGGCCGAGCTGCGGCCCCGCCAGGTGGAGGAGGTGCCGCGCATCCCCGACCGGCCCGTGCCCGACCCCGACGAAGCCGGCGCGTGA
- the secD gene encoding protein translocase subunit SecD: MKKIDTTAILLFVLFVAAIAAMWKPWAPNEPMINLGLDLKGGLRVVLQTDNPNPDPDDLEKARLVIENRINGLGVAEPLIQIAQPNRIVVELPGLSPEEQDKALKLIGQQAVLEFRIVKQDAQGKATSELTLDDLGPVELKGSDLVDARVQFDRFNRPEVALEFTPEGAKKFADLTRNNIGRRLAIVLDGTIYSAPNIQTAITDGRAVITGINDLDEATQIALVLRSGSLPVPLHVEEVRAIGPTLGKDAIRAGIVASVVGALLIFVLLYLYYGFWFGSVAAIGLLYIALLIMGVLSGLGAVLTLPGIAGFILTLGAAVDGNVLSFERIKEELKLGKKLRQAIPDGFVHSTVTILDANISTLLAAAALYQYSTGPVRGFAVMLAIGIVVAVFSNLVFSRWMLERIAAAREVIPPYWIWGTKIPFLKEARIFTPATLTFAALMGAVVFFNGFNFGIDFTGGTAYLVRTGPEVTVDRIRSFLDEVQIQGVSAKEAIITEVESPLADYKEFSVRVGLLSNDGVIALRKAFEEKLNAEVLQSEVVGPAVGAELRRNTVLAVLVGLGLILIYMAFRFDWIFGVASVIAVGHDVAITAGAFSLMGLEFTIPIVAALLTIIGYSINDSIIVSDRIRENQKVVRGIPYNELVDLSINQTLSRTVMTSFTTMLPLFALLFIGGPVLRDFSIALLIGILVGTFSSIYVVGSLVTWWKMRQPAPRKKART; encoded by the coding sequence ATGAAGAAGATCGACACCACAGCCATCTTGTTGTTCGTCCTTTTCGTGGCCGCGATCGCGGCGATGTGGAAGCCCTGGGCGCCGAACGAGCCCATGATCAACCTGGGCCTCGACCTCAAGGGCGGCCTGCGCGTCGTGTTGCAGACCGACAACCCCAATCCCGACCCCGACGACCTGGAGAAGGCGCGCCTGGTCATCGAGAACCGCATCAACGGCCTGGGCGTGGCCGAGCCGCTGATTCAGATCGCCCAGCCCAACCGCATCGTCGTCGAGCTGCCCGGCCTCTCGCCCGAGGAGCAGGACAAGGCGCTCAAGCTGATCGGCCAGCAGGCGGTGCTGGAGTTCCGCATCGTCAAGCAGGACGCCCAGGGCAAGGCGACGTCCGAGCTGACCCTGGACGACCTGGGTCCGGTAGAGCTCAAGGGCTCCGACCTCGTCGACGCCCGGGTGCAGTTCGACCGCTTCAACCGGCCCGAGGTGGCGCTCGAGTTCACCCCCGAGGGCGCGAAGAAGTTCGCCGACCTGACCCGCAACAACATCGGCCGCCGCCTCGCCATCGTCCTCGACGGCACGATCTACTCGGCCCCCAACATCCAGACCGCGATCACCGACGGCCGCGCGGTCATCACCGGCATCAACGACCTCGACGAGGCCACCCAGATCGCCCTGGTGCTGCGCTCGGGCTCGCTGCCGGTGCCGCTGCACGTCGAGGAGGTGCGCGCGATCGGCCCCACCCTGGGTAAGGACGCGATCCGCGCCGGCATCGTCGCCTCCGTCGTGGGGGCGCTCTTGATCTTCGTGCTCCTCTACCTCTACTACGGGTTCTGGTTCGGCAGCGTGGCCGCCATCGGCCTGCTCTACATCGCCCTGCTGATCATGGGCGTGCTCTCGGGCCTCGGCGCGGTGCTCACCCTTCCCGGCATCGCCGGTTTCATCCTCACCCTGGGCGCGGCCGTGGACGGCAACGTCCTCTCCTTCGAGCGCATCAAGGAGGAGCTCAAGCTGGGCAAGAAGCTGCGCCAGGCCATCCCCGACGGCTTCGTGCACTCGACGGTCACGATCCTCGACGCCAACATCTCGACGCTGCTGGCCGCCGCGGCCCTCTACCAGTACTCCACCGGCCCGGTGCGCGGCTTCGCGGTGATGCTGGCCATCGGCATCGTTGTCGCGGTCTTCTCGAACCTGGTCTTCAGCCGCTGGATGCTCGAGCGGATCGCCGCGGCGCGCGAGGTCATTCCGCCCTACTGGATCTGGGGCACCAAGATTCCCTTCCTCAAGGAGGCGCGCATCTTCACCCCCGCGACCCTGACCTTCGCGGCGTTGATGGGCGCGGTCGTCTTCTTCAACGGCTTCAACTTCGGCATCGACTTCACCGGCGGCACCGCCTACCTGGTCCGGACCGGGCCCGAAGTGACCGTCGACCGCATCCGCAGCTTCCTCGACGAGGTACAGATCCAGGGCGTCAGCGCCAAGGAGGCGATCATCACCGAGGTGGAGAGCCCGCTCGCCGACTACAAGGAGTTCTCGGTGCGCGTGGGCCTGCTTTCCAATGACGGGGTGATCGCGCTGCGCAAGGCCTTCGAGGAGAAGCTGAACGCCGAGGTGCTGCAGTCGGAGGTGGTCGGCCCCGCCGTCGGCGCCGAGCTGCGGCGCAACACCGTCCTGGCCGTGCTCGTGGGTCTGGGCCTGATCCTGATCTACATGGCCTTCCGCTTCGACTGGATCTTCGGCGTGGCCTCGGTGATCGCCGTGGGGCACGACGTGGCCATCACCGCGGGCGCCTTCAGCCTCATGGGGCTCGAGTTCACCATCCCCATCGTGGCGGCGCTGCTCACCATCATCGGTTACTCGATCAACGACTCGATCATCGTCTCCGACCGCATCCGCGAGAACCAGAAGGTGGTGCGCGGCATCCCCTACAACGAGCTGGTCGACCTCTCCATCAACCAGACGCTCTCGCGCACGGTGATGACCTCGTTCACCACCATGCTGCCGCTCTTCGCCCTGCTCTTCATCGGCGGCCCGGTGCTGCGCGACTTCTCGATCGCACTGCTTATCGGCATCCTGGTGGGAACGTTCTCCTCGATCTACGTGGTGGGCTCGCTCGTCACCTGGTGGAAGATGCGCCAGCCGGCGCCGCGCAAGAAGGCGCGCACCTGA
- the infB gene encoding translation initiation factor IF-2, with the protein MAKVRIYQLAKELGMENKELMELLDTMGVEYKSHASTLDEETAAAVKEIVAEQKGLEEKKKAEEARAALPKRPPVVTIMGHVDHGKTTLLDYLRHSRIAEREAGGITQHVGAFTVETPQGKIVFIDTPGHEAFTTIRERGARVADIAVIVIAADDGIMPQTKEAIAHAKAAGVPMIFAINKIDLPRADVDKVMQDLMKEGFVPEAYGGDAIVVPISAKTGENVDELLDMILLVAEMEDLRADPEAEPRGVILESKRDKQAGVLVTLLVQEGTFRVGDYLVAGDVWGKIRAMIDPDGKQVKEAPPGTAVQVLGFRDLPEAGTAVEWVPDEVAAKHIAEERQEERKAREQEEAERRKVKSMADLLRQMQEGQKAEINLILRADTQGSLEAIKGILAKEETEDVKINVLLEAVGAPTEGDILLASTTENAAILSFGVNPPGSVKKKAEQKGVLLKSFRIIYDLIDEVREMVRAQTEPEMKEEVVGHAEVRAVFKLPKGGKVAGCMVTDGKIVRNAEIRVLRGGEEIWSGRIDSLKRFKDDVREVAAGYECGIRLAGFDDFQEGDVLEAVRQVEVSEAQ; encoded by the coding sequence ATGGCGAAGGTTCGAATTTACCAACTGGCCAAAGAGCTGGGCATGGAGAACAAGGAGCTCATGGAGCTCCTGGACACGATGGGGGTGGAGTATAAGTCCCACGCTTCGACTCTCGACGAGGAGACCGCGGCGGCCGTCAAGGAGATCGTCGCCGAGCAAAAGGGCCTAGAAGAGAAGAAGAAAGCCGAGGAGGCGCGGGCGGCGCTTCCCAAACGGCCCCCCGTGGTCACGATCATGGGCCACGTCGACCACGGCAAGACGACCCTGCTCGACTACCTGCGGCACAGCCGCATCGCCGAGCGCGAGGCCGGCGGCATCACCCAGCACGTGGGGGCCTTCACCGTCGAAACGCCCCAGGGCAAGATCGTCTTCATCGACACCCCGGGCCACGAGGCCTTCACCACGATCCGCGAACGCGGGGCGCGGGTGGCCGACATCGCGGTGATCGTGATCGCCGCCGACGACGGCATCATGCCCCAGACCAAGGAGGCCATCGCCCACGCCAAGGCCGCGGGCGTGCCCATGATCTTCGCGATCAACAAGATCGACCTGCCGCGCGCCGACGTGGACAAGGTGATGCAGGACCTGATGAAGGAGGGGTTCGTTCCCGAGGCCTACGGCGGCGACGCCATCGTGGTGCCGATCAGCGCCAAGACCGGCGAGAACGTGGACGAGTTGCTCGACATGATCCTGCTGGTCGCCGAGATGGAGGACCTGCGCGCCGACCCCGAGGCCGAGCCGCGCGGCGTCATCCTCGAGTCCAAGCGCGACAAGCAGGCGGGCGTGCTGGTGACGCTCCTGGTACAGGAGGGCACCTTCCGCGTCGGCGACTACCTGGTCGCGGGCGACGTCTGGGGCAAGATCCGCGCGATGATCGACCCCGACGGCAAGCAGGTGAAGGAGGCGCCTCCGGGCACCGCGGTGCAGGTGCTGGGCTTCCGCGACCTGCCGGAGGCGGGCACCGCCGTGGAGTGGGTGCCCGACGAGGTGGCCGCCAAGCACATCGCCGAGGAGCGCCAGGAAGAGCGCAAGGCGCGCGAGCAGGAGGAGGCCGAGCGCCGCAAGGTGAAGAGCATGGCCGACCTGCTGCGGCAGATGCAGGAGGGCCAGAAGGCCGAGATCAACCTGATCCTGCGCGCCGACACCCAGGGCTCGCTCGAGGCCATCAAGGGCATCCTCGCCAAGGAGGAGACCGAGGACGTCAAGATCAACGTCCTCCTCGAGGCCGTGGGCGCGCCCACCGAGGGCGACATCCTGCTGGCCAGCACCACCGAGAACGCCGCGATCCTCTCGTTCGGGGTCAACCCCCCGGGTTCGGTCAAGAAGAAGGCCGAGCAGAAGGGGGTGCTCCTCAAGAGCTTCCGCATCATCTACGACCTGATCGACGAGGTGCGCGAGATGGTGCGCGCCCAGACCGAACCCGAGATGAAGGAGGAGGTCGTGGGCCACGCCGAGGTGCGCGCCGTCTTCAAGCTGCCCAAGGGCGGCAAGGTGGCGGGCTGCATGGTGACCGACGGCAAGATCGTGCGCAACGCCGAGATCCGCGTGCTCAGGGGCGGCGAGGAGATCTGGAGCGGCCGCATCGACAGCCTCAAGCGCTTCAAGGACGACGTGCGCGAGGTCGCCGCCGGCTACGAGTGCGGCATCCGCCTGGCGGGCTTCGACGACTTCCAGGAGGGCGACGTGCTCGAGGCCGTCCGCCAGGTCGAGGTCAGCGAAGCCCAGTAG
- a CDS encoding YlxR family protein — translation MCASCRRRRPKRELLRVVRTPAGWRVDPTGKAPGRGAYVCPDEPACREEKKLRRWAGAGARALAEALAAHLGGEDGEGSNLPTGQRAGHGEQGAHGAPGHDGGGV, via the coding sequence ATGTGCGCCTCGTGCCGCCGCCGGCGGCCGAAGCGCGAGCTGCTGCGCGTGGTGCGCACGCCCGCGGGCTGGCGGGTCGACCCCACCGGCAAGGCGCCGGGCCGCGGGGCCTACGTCTGCCCCGACGAACCCGCCTGCCGGGAAGAAAAGAAACTGAGGCGCTGGGCCGGAGCCGGGGCACGAGCCCTGGCCGAAGCGCTCGCCGCCCATTTGGGAGGAGAAGATGGCGAAGGTTCGAATTTACCAACTGGCCAAAGAGCTGGGCATGGAGAACAAGGAGCTCATGGAGCTCCTGGACACGATGGGGGTGGAGTATAA
- the nusA gene encoding transcription termination factor NusA has translation MNREFVEALQHVALERGVSTDELIEAFEEALAKAYLRHKGFKPKEVEEGLGPLVEVHLEPSTGEIEVLEIRRVVEEVENPDRDIPLEEAKKYDPEVQVGEEMEFPVDPDEFSRIAVQAAKQILTQRLKEAERNRVYEEYKDREGEIITGQVTRVDNRGNVYVDLGRGEALMPPREQIPGERYHPGQRVKVYLKEVRRSSKGPSLIVSRAHEELLKYLMRQEVPEIAEGTVEIKVVAREPGSRSKVAVVSHNPNVDPIGACIGHKGQRIQAVSAELGREKIDVIPWSSNPREFIRNALSPATVGNIEIDTEAGRAVVSVGKDQHSVAIGRGGQNVRLASKLTGFEIDFKEAEEVSDLDEALLRASEKTEEVAVDAGAKARFDSLFADTAEAEEGEAESEGEA, from the coding sequence ATGAACAGAGAATTCGTAGAAGCCCTGCAGCACGTCGCGCTCGAGCGCGGCGTCAGCACCGACGAGCTGATCGAGGCCTTTGAGGAGGCCCTGGCCAAGGCCTACCTGCGCCACAAAGGGTTCAAGCCCAAGGAGGTCGAGGAAGGCCTGGGGCCCCTGGTCGAGGTGCACCTCGAGCCCTCGACTGGTGAGATCGAGGTGCTGGAGATCCGTCGCGTCGTCGAAGAGGTCGAGAACCCCGACCGCGACATTCCGCTCGAGGAGGCCAAGAAGTACGACCCCGAGGTCCAGGTGGGCGAGGAGATGGAGTTCCCCGTCGACCCCGACGAGTTCAGCCGCATCGCGGTGCAGGCGGCCAAGCAGATCCTCACCCAGCGCCTCAAGGAGGCCGAGCGCAACCGCGTCTACGAGGAGTACAAGGACCGCGAGGGCGAGATCATCACCGGCCAGGTGACCCGCGTGGACAACCGCGGCAACGTCTACGTCGACCTGGGCCGCGGCGAGGCGCTGATGCCGCCGCGGGAACAGATCCCCGGCGAGCGCTACCACCCGGGGCAGCGCGTCAAGGTCTACCTCAAGGAGGTGCGCCGCAGCTCCAAGGGGCCGAGCCTCATCGTCTCGCGCGCCCACGAGGAGTTGCTCAAGTACCTGATGCGCCAGGAGGTGCCCGAGATCGCCGAGGGCACGGTCGAGATCAAGGTCGTGGCCCGCGAGCCCGGCAGCCGCAGCAAGGTGGCCGTGGTCAGTCACAACCCCAACGTCGACCCGATCGGCGCCTGCATCGGCCACAAGGGCCAGCGCATCCAGGCGGTGAGCGCCGAGCTGGGCCGCGAGAAGATCGACGTCATCCCCTGGAGCTCGAACCCGCGCGAGTTCATCCGCAACGCCCTCTCGCCGGCCACGGTGGGCAACATCGAGATCGACACCGAGGCGGGGCGCGCCGTCGTCTCCGTCGGCAAGGACCAGCACTCGGTCGCGATCGGCCGCGGCGGTCAGAACGTGCGCCTGGCCTCCAAGCTGACCGGCTTCGAGATCGACTTCAAGGAGGCGGAGGAGGTCTCCGACCTCGACGAGGCCCTGCTGCGCGCCTCCGAGAAGACCGAAGAGGTGGCCGTCGACGCGGGCGCCAAGGCGCGCTTCGACAGCCTCTTCGCCGACACCGCCGAGGCCGAGGAAGGGGAGGCCGAGTCCGAAGGTGAAGCGTAA
- the rimP gene encoding ribosome maturation factor RimP produces the protein MDLWELVENVVRPLGYEPLEVRLHGAGKTQVLTVRLERLDEAPITVADLQRANRIIGLELDRADPIRGSYRLEVESPGPDRPLLTRRHFERFAGLKVKVRTEEGGFTGRVVEVGEDAVTFELAGGERRTLPLGGFKATLAEWPSEPR, from the coding sequence ATGGATCTTTGGGAACTGGTCGAAAACGTGGTGCGGCCGCTCGGGTACGAGCCGCTGGAAGTCCGCCTGCACGGGGCGGGGAAGACGCAGGTGCTCACGGTTCGGCTCGAGCGCCTGGACGAGGCCCCGATCACCGTCGCCGACCTGCAGCGCGCCAACCGGATCATCGGGCTCGAGCTCGACCGCGCGGACCCCATCCGCGGCAGCTACCGCCTCGAGGTGGAGTCGCCGGGCCCCGACCGCCCGCTCCTCACCCGGCGCCACTTCGAGCGCTTCGCGGGCCTCAAGGTCAAGGTGCGCACCGAGGAGGGCGGCTTCACCGGCCGGGTCGTGGAGGTCGGCGAGGACGCCGTCACCTTCGAACTCGCCGGCGGCGAGCGCCGCACCCTGCCGCTGGGCGGTTTCAAGGCCACGCTGGCCGAATGGCCCAGCGAGCCGCGTTGA
- the mutM gene encoding bifunctional DNA-formamidopyrimidine glycosylase/DNA-(apurinic or apyrimidinic site) lyase, whose product MPELPEVETVRRMLAPVVTGRRLLGLEHDDPARYAAAEAAVGRRVHALRRRGKYLIFALTGGLELVVHLGMSGSLRLDEGTHTRARLEFEGVTVFFNDPRRFGKLRAVPAGDYRVLPTLARMGPEPLTRGFTARAFAARLARTARPLKPALLSQEPVAGLGNIYADEALWKARLHPARPANALAPDEVRRLHRAVRAVLRRAVERGGSTLGDGAYTRPDGEPGYFQIEHAVYGRAGEACPRCGRTIERLVLGGRSTHVCPRCQRR is encoded by the coding sequence ATGCCGGAACTGCCCGAGGTGGAAACCGTCCGGCGCATGCTGGCGCCGGTGGTGACGGGCCGGAGGCTGCTGGGCCTCGAGCACGACGACCCGGCCCGCTACGCCGCGGCCGAGGCGGCGGTGGGGCGGCGGGTGCACGCCCTGCGCCGCCGCGGCAAGTACTTGATCTTCGCGCTCACCGGCGGGCTCGAGCTCGTGGTGCACCTGGGGATGAGCGGCAGCCTGCGGCTGGACGAGGGGACGCACACCCGCGCACGGCTCGAGTTCGAGGGCGTCACCGTCTTCTTCAACGACCCGCGGCGTTTCGGCAAACTGCGGGCGGTGCCCGCGGGCGACTACCGGGTGCTGCCCACGCTCGCGCGCATGGGCCCGGAGCCGCTTACGCGCGGCTTCACGGCACGCGCCTTCGCCGCTCGCCTGGCGCGCACGGCGCGCCCGCTCAAGCCGGCGCTGCTGAGCCAGGAACCGGTGGCGGGGCTGGGCAACATCTACGCCGACGAGGCGCTGTGGAAGGCGCGGCTTCACCCCGCGCGCCCGGCGAACGCACTCGCGCCCGACGAGGTGCGGCGGCTCCACCGCGCGGTGCGCGCGGTGCTGCGCCGGGCCGTCGAGCGGGGCGGTTCGACGCTGGGCGACGGCGCCTACACGAGGCCCGACGGCGAGCCCGGCTACTTCCAGATCGAGCACGCGGTCTACGGCCGCGCCGGCGAGGCCTGCCCGCGCTGCGGCCGGACGATCGAGCGCCTCGTCCTCGGCGGCCGCTCCACCCACGTCTGCCCGCGCTGCCAGCGGCGTTAG
- the hisA gene encoding 1-(5-phosphoribosyl)-5-[(5-phosphoribosylamino)methylideneamino]imidazole-4-carboxamide isomerase, protein MKVIPAVDIQGGKAVRLVEGDPARETVYFEDPVGAALYWEEQGASLLHVVDLDAALGRGDNRAQIRRIAAALAMGFEVGGGVRNLREAEAILALGAERVVIGTVLVKDPDEAARMLETLGPERVVPSLDGRGLEAAVAGWQEGQAGDVLELARTADAMGFRTLIYTDVRRDGTLEGLDLEVVARVREAWPHELIAGGGVATDADLEGLERLGVEGAIVGKALYEGAVDGRRWWRG, encoded by the coding sequence ATGAAGGTCATCCCCGCGGTGGACATCCAGGGCGGCAAGGCCGTGCGGCTGGTCGAGGGCGACCCGGCGCGCGAGACCGTCTACTTCGAAGACCCGGTGGGCGCGGCGCTCTACTGGGAAGAACAGGGGGCCTCGCTGCTGCACGTCGTCGACCTCGACGCCGCGTTGGGGCGCGGAGACAACCGCGCGCAGATCCGCCGCATCGCAGCGGCGCTGGCCATGGGCTTCGAGGTGGGAGGCGGCGTGCGCAACCTGCGCGAGGCCGAGGCGATCCTGGCCCTGGGCGCGGAGCGGGTCGTGATCGGTACGGTGCTGGTCAAGGACCCGGACGAGGCGGCGCGGATGCTCGAGACGCTCGGTCCCGAGCGGGTGGTGCCCAGCCTCGACGGCCGCGGGCTCGAGGCCGCGGTGGCCGGCTGGCAGGAGGGCCAGGCGGGCGACGTGCTCGAGCTGGCGCGCACCGCCGACGCGATGGGGTTCCGCACCCTGATCTACACCGACGTCCGCCGCGACGGCACCCTCGAAGGGCTCGACCTGGAAGTGGTCGCCCGCGTGCGCGAGGCCTGGCCGCACGAGCTGATCGCCGGGGGCGGAGTGGCCACCGACGCCGACCTGGAGGGGCTCGAGCGCCTGGGGGTCGAGGGGGCGATCGTGGGCAAGGCGCTCTACGAGGGCGCGGTCGACGGCCGCCGCTGGTGGCGCGGCTGA
- a CDS encoding transcriptional regulator, translating to MRFDELIHQPTRLKIMAYLTGLGSEAQVEFGTLQRELGLTEGNLSRHLAKLEEAGYLRIEKGYAKKRPRTWIRLTGAGRDALQGHLAALEELARTARYPGAAGREKR from the coding sequence GTGCGCTTCGACGAGCTCATCCACCAACCCACGCGGCTCAAGATCATGGCCTACCTGACCGGGCTCGGCTCCGAAGCGCAGGTCGAGTTCGGCACGCTGCAACGCGAACTCGGGCTCACCGAGGGCAACCTCTCGCGCCACCTCGCCAAACTGGAAGAGGCGGGCTACCTACGCATCGAGAAGGGCTACGCCAAGAAGCGCCCGCGCACCTGGATCCGCCTCACCGGCGCCGGGCGCGACGCGCTCCAGGGTCACCTGGCGGCCCTGGAAGAGCTGGCGCGCACGGCCCGCTATCCGGGTGCGGCCGGAAGGGAGAAACGATGA